The genomic segment AAGACATTCACCGTTTTGAAGGAGAGAACCACCGATTAGCCCGCCAAGCTATGGAGAATAACCCTCCTCCTGCTGCTGGTCATAATGGAAATGACCAGCACAATGATGACCAAGCTCCTCTCCATCCTCCAAGACAACCAAGAGTCATTGGAACTTTTGATCAGCCAAACATTCATGGGAACCCATGGGAATTAGAGCACCTCCCGTTGAGAACAATAACTATGAGATCAAGTCAAGTCTTATCAACATGGTGCAGAGCTCAAAGTTTCATATTTTGCCTATGGAAGACCCTCTTGACCACTTAGATCAGTTTGATATGATGTGTGGGACAGTGAAAATCAATGGTATCTCTGAAGATGCATTCAAGCTCCGCCTCTTTCCGTTTTCTCTTGGAGATAGAGCTAGGACTTGGGAGAAGAACCTACCAGTGGGATCAGTCACCTCTTGGGATCAATGCAAGAGAGCTACCAAAGATAAGGATGTTATACATTATACAGAGGGGTGCAACCaaagataaggatgttgcttGACACAGCAAGTAATGGTAACCTTCTTGGCCAAGATGTTGATGTTGGTATGACTTTGgtggagaatcttgctcaaagtgATGGCAACTATGGGgaggattatgatagaactCTAAGAGATCATTCTGATATGAATGAGCAGCACCACAAGGAGATCAAAGCATTGAATTACAAGATGGATAAGATGATTCTTGCCAATCAAAAGCCAGTCCACTTTGTTACAGAGAGTGATGTCTATCAAGGGTATCAAGAAGGTATGGAAGCCTGGGTTGAGGGACAAGAAGAGGTCAACTATGTAGGTGTACAATGgtataacaagttcaatccCAATTACCGCAACCACCCATTGAATGACAAGATGGAGAACCAGGGAAACCTGAACCAAACCCAAAGGAATTCATTAATGCCATCATGTTGAGAAGTGGTAAGCCTAAAGGAGCTCAATAGAGATATTGAGCCTACAGGAGGGGAGGTAGTGGTTGAGATTAAGGATGAAGATGAGTTGATATTGAAATACTTGGGTAAAGACAAAGAAGCTATGATTGACAAAGGGAAGAGTAAAGTGGTTGAGGAACCAAAGCAAGACAAGGCCATTGATGAAGATTTCAAGAAAAGTAAAGGTGTTGCCAAAGAAACTCTATTTCTGCGTCCACCATATGAACCAAGATTGCCATTTCCTGGTAGGTTTAAGAAGCAACAAGTGGACAAGTATAGAGCTATATTTGATGCACAAATGAAGGATGTTGCTATTACAATGCCTATCATAGATGCATTCTTGTTGAACCCATTATACAGCAAGTTCCTCAAGGATgcagttttggagaagaagaaagctctaCAAGGAATAGTTATCTTAACTCATGAGTGCAGTGCTATTATTCAAAACAAGGTAATagcaaagaagcttgaagatcctggTAGCTTCACTCTCCCTTGCACATTGGGACCTCTATCTTTTAGCCATTGTTTATGTGATCTGGGGTCTAGTGTGAGCTTGATGCCTCTCTCAGTTGCCAAAAGACTAGGTTTCAATCACTACAAGAAGTGTATGATCACCCTTGTTCTTGCTGATAGGTCAGTTAGAACACCAGTTGGAGTGCTTGAAGACTTACCAGTGATGATTGGCCATTTTGAGATCCCAACTGACTTTATTGTGattgaaatggatgaagaaccaaaagatccacTCATCTTGGGGAGACTATTTCTAAGAACTGCAGAAACAATGATTGATGTGAAAAGTGGGAAGATTCATTTGAATTTGGGAAAGGAAGCCTTGACTTTTGATATCAACAAAGTGATAAGGAAGCCTACAATTGATGGTCAAGTTTTCTACATTGAGAAGATAGAAGCTTTATGAAACACAATATGTTGGTGGTATGGATTGATGGATGTATGCAATAgtgagatatgaaatgaatggatggcagggtgtttcaattccccttattcAATAGTAgtacaagaggtgtcaatccaatctgagggTTGTGAACAATCAGGAAGTGTATATgagcctaagttaagccaaatatgcaaaggatgtttgtcactaacaatcctattaatGAAATGTAAAGAACAGAAAGTAAAAAtactagaactagatgctgaatgtaaatggaacagaatgattgtcactaaaataaaactagaactgaaatagaaactatactaatgaactaatgcaagacaataatgaacaggaaaataagtaaatgcaacataaatgcaaatagaatgagactagagataagacaggacaactacaaatcataaacaagagttctgggaatgaactcgagcagcactcgatcgagtgtagatcgagtgcagggtcgagctggacaaattcgtgaaacagagcaatacaagaaaaacagagcaacacaagaacgaatcaaacagcaggattaagacttaaaaatcaataaacaaggaaggccttgaggagggattcatgggctggactaatgattgaggttatctaacttggtcaacaaatctcaagcaaactttgagctaatctcaagacatataaatctaagacaagtttaatccactctcatggcaagaaacaatcaaactcatgcatctctagacttgttctcacaaagaaaataatctacacaagcaggcattaagcaatatgtctcataccaaacaagacctctaatctcttagcaagcctaatggtaagctctagatctagccttatctatgctccttaaacattggtgtgatgctaagatgcttgaaatcaaaccctaacttctcagttcaggattagcattaagaacatctaccctagaagagattctaccacaatcaagcttgaccaaagcaaacaaacctcaaacatagcccatcctaacccatcctcaagatcctaagctactactcacaagaacacatgatgaagatcaaaataataaacccagaaaaactcgaaacttgcatcaaacgAAAGATAagacagagatctacaataatgaaaaaggaatcaaactcaaattctcaatatattgaaagttatggaaccaacaattttgagagattctttgttcttcctctaaaacaagtacaagatctaagaaaaataaaagtgcaaaaggaataattcccaaaagggtaaaaactaggtttctgactattctaaaaagctggactctttggtggctgcaggtacaaggctttatataggagaggaggtggaagccctaaaaatactaaaagacaaaatagtcaacagctcggtcaactcgaccctgTGCTCAGTCGAGTGGCTGGTtgagttggcttttcttctgcttcctccactcggtcgagtcctcctctgcacacggtcgagtgtctggtcgagt from the Camelina sativa cultivar DH55 chromosome 12, Cs, whole genome shotgun sequence genome contains:
- the LOC104734019 gene encoding uncharacterized protein LOC104734019, yielding MGIRAPPVENNNYEIKSSLINMVQSSKFHILPMEDPLDHLDQFDMMCGTVKINGISEDAFKLRLFPFSLGDRARTWEKNLPVGSVTSWDQCKRATKDKDVIHYTEGCNQR